One Nocardia sp. BMG111209 DNA segment encodes these proteins:
- the vioD gene encoding capreomycidine synthase: MDIEIALLEAWMRDYYHKVDHDIGSSGVRDLTMAEFRQLCGFEMSELDSMIFHDSESYGGSVLRGALADRWTGGDRDRMMVTHGSSEAIYLVMQLALAPGDEVIVPTPAYQQLHDIAAAAGARITRWPLRSRDGFAADLAELRRLAASGPKMIVVNFPHNPTGISITAAEQRELVEIAAGAGAILVWDHAFGELTYTADPLPLPLWYDRCIAFGTFSKSYGLAGLRVGWCVAPPELLARMAVLRDYIALYVSPILEFFAAQAVRNADRIVARQREHAVGNLRLLGDWAASVPELVRFTPPAGGVAAFLEFHGQPDVVRSCRRLAEQHRVLVVPGACFGPEYRDHARLGFGGTAAELTAGLSLLEQVLRADAGMVVNR; the protein is encoded by the coding sequence GTGGACATCGAAATCGCATTGCTCGAGGCGTGGATGCGCGACTACTACCACAAGGTCGACCACGACATCGGGAGCAGCGGGGTCCGGGACCTCACCATGGCGGAATTCCGGCAGTTGTGCGGATTCGAGATGTCCGAACTGGACTCGATGATCTTCCACGACAGCGAGAGCTACGGCGGCAGCGTGCTGCGCGGCGCGCTCGCCGATCGCTGGACCGGCGGCGACCGGGATCGCATGATGGTCACCCACGGTTCCAGCGAGGCGATCTACCTGGTGATGCAGCTCGCGCTGGCCCCGGGTGACGAGGTCATCGTGCCGACCCCGGCCTATCAGCAGTTGCACGACATCGCCGCCGCGGCCGGCGCGCGGATCACCCGGTGGCCGTTGCGGTCGCGCGACGGCTTCGCCGCCGACCTGGCCGAGCTGCGCCGGCTGGCCGCGTCGGGTCCGAAGATGATCGTGGTGAACTTCCCGCACAATCCGACCGGTATCTCGATCACCGCCGCCGAACAGCGGGAACTGGTCGAGATCGCGGCCGGGGCCGGGGCGATCCTGGTGTGGGACCACGCTTTCGGCGAACTGACCTACACCGCGGACCCGTTGCCGCTGCCGCTCTGGTACGACCGGTGCATCGCCTTCGGCACCTTCTCCAAGAGCTACGGCCTGGCCGGGCTGCGGGTGGGCTGGTGCGTGGCGCCGCCGGAACTGCTGGCGCGGATGGCGGTGCTGCGGGACTACATCGCGCTGTACGTCTCGCCGATCCTCGAATTCTTTGCCGCACAAGCGGTCCGGAACGCAGACCGCATCGTGGCACGGCAACGCGAACACGCGGTCGGCAATCTCCGGCTGCTGGGGGATTGGGCCGCGAGCGTGCCCGAACTGGTGCGGTTCACCCCGCCGGCCGGCGGGGTGGCCGCCTTCCTGGAGTTCCACGGTCAGCCGGATGTGGTCCGGTCCTGCCGGCGGCTGGCCGAGCAGCACCGGGTGCTGGTCGTCCCCGGCGCCTGTTTCGGCCCGGAATACCGGGACCACGCGCGGCTCGGCTTCGGCGGTACCGCCGCCGAACTGACCGCGGGACTCTCTCTGCTGGAACAAGTCCTGCGTGCGGACGCGGGGATGGTGGTGAACAGATGA
- a CDS encoding cation:proton antiporter has product MTAHTMALLVGDLVVIAVSARLLGLLAQRLGQPAVIGEILGGILFGPTLFHGAVTHALFPVAVQPTLTNLANIGIAVFMFFVGLELDHSMLRGQGRIATSVALGSTLVPFGLGVLLAWHLLGHHPSSRPTAFVLFFGTAMAVTAFPVLARILTGRNLLRTPIGALSVTSASLADILAWTLLAVVTALAGHNAGLWQLLLIVPFAAVLLLVVGPLLTRLAAHGDGDRAPGPLLTGRFGALVAVLAGAAGLWVCAEATQWMGLHLIFGAFLFGVAVPRTRGPLAERVLPWVHRINGWLLLPIFFMIAGIKVDLSKVDGTALGELALILLVAVGGKGIGAFAGARLNGARTRHSVVLAILANTRGLTELIVLVVGLQLHLLDTPLYSLMVVMALVTTTMTGILLSIVYPESRARADLAPRIADPRPEAVP; this is encoded by the coding sequence ATGACCGCGCACACCATGGCGCTGCTGGTCGGGGATCTCGTGGTGATCGCGGTGTCGGCCCGGCTGCTCGGGCTGCTGGCGCAGCGGCTGGGACAGCCGGCCGTGATCGGTGAGATCCTCGGCGGAATCCTGTTCGGCCCCACCTTGTTCCACGGCGCGGTGACCCACGCGCTGTTCCCGGTGGCGGTACAGCCGACGCTGACGAATCTGGCGAATATCGGCATCGCCGTCTTCATGTTCTTCGTCGGCCTGGAACTGGACCATTCGATGCTGCGCGGCCAGGGCCGCATCGCCACCAGCGTGGCCCTCGGTTCGACGCTGGTGCCGTTCGGGCTCGGCGTGCTGCTGGCGTGGCATCTGCTCGGTCACCATCCGAGCAGCCGCCCGACGGCGTTCGTGCTGTTCTTCGGCACCGCGATGGCCGTGACCGCCTTCCCGGTGCTGGCCCGGATCCTGACCGGCCGCAACCTGTTGCGCACGCCGATCGGCGCGCTGTCGGTGACCAGCGCGTCGCTGGCGGACATCCTGGCGTGGACGCTGCTCGCGGTGGTGACCGCACTCGCCGGGCACAACGCCGGTCTGTGGCAACTGCTGCTCATTGTCCCCTTCGCCGCGGTGCTGCTGCTGGTGGTGGGACCGCTGCTGACCCGGCTGGCCGCACATGGCGACGGTGATCGCGCACCCGGCCCACTGCTGACCGGACGGTTCGGCGCGCTGGTCGCGGTGCTCGCCGGCGCGGCCGGGTTGTGGGTGTGCGCCGAGGCCACCCAGTGGATGGGCCTGCACCTGATCTTCGGCGCCTTCCTGTTCGGTGTGGCGGTGCCGCGGACCCGGGGGCCGCTGGCCGAACGGGTGCTGCCGTGGGTGCACCGGATCAACGGGTGGCTGCTGCTGCCGATCTTCTTCATGATCGCCGGTATCAAGGTCGACCTGTCGAAGGTCGACGGCACCGCACTCGGTGAGCTGGCGCTGATCCTGCTGGTCGCCGTCGGCGGCAAGGGCATCGGGGCCTTCGCCGGAGCCCGGCTGAACGGGGCCCGCACCCGGCATTCGGTGGTGCTCGCGATCCTGGCCAACACCCGCGGGCTGACCGAACTGATCGTCCTGGTCGTCGGCCTGCAACTGCATCTGCTCGACACCCCGCTGTACTCGCTGATGGTGGTGATGGCGCTGGTGACGACCACGATGACCGGGATCCTGCTCTCGATCGTCTATCCCGAGTCGCGGGCCCGCGCCGACCTCGCGCCGCGGATCGCCGATCCCCGGCCGGAGGCCGTGCCGTGA
- a CDS encoding amino acid adenylation domain-containing protein, with protein MDIVARPVTAEPGSLFPMTSIGAAARTAGDREALIDRGETLTYAALAARAGGLAQRLRAAGAGPERPVAVLLDRSADTVIAMLAVLAVGGAYCPLDASAPPARIAGMTARAGCRIAIADGAGASRLPSGIVVVEPGGPAGAFEPVAVQPDTLAYVMHTSGSTGVPKAVAMTRGGLARLISWQLGSGETGLRTLQFTATSFDVTFQEVLSTLAGGGCLVVAPESARRDADVLLETMVRHRVQRIFLPYVGLQLLAVASERSGTVPSSLRHVVTAGERLIVTPAIRAFFAALPECRLDNHYGPTEAHLVTSATLGADRAAWPEVPGIGTAVGGVSCHVLDEKLGPVPDGASGELYVGGTGVARGYLGDPARTAERFVADPFRAGRRLYRTGDVVTATADGYEFLGRADEQLKVRGFRVEPAEVEHALSSHPRVDAAAVGLRAVGDGMPVLVGYLQTDGPLPHRELTEHLRELLPAYMIPVRYVSVATLPRTATGKLDRRALAGSALPEVPGPVAPGSTGRVASDGSPVPVVADSPMKPDLPAAQAVSAAGEPGSLTDLVTAVWTRVLGHDEFDGDEDFFEVGGDSLLATWVVAELAQALRRPVELSLLLEYGTVDELAAALGSGGATAVVPQRSSQIVTLRRGPSARSVYFVHPLGGELLAYRELAHASTAPVRLLGIGWTGEPPPFGRTLAELARGHVAQLRTIEPDGPYRLAGWSFGGVLAYEMAQQLRAGGAVVEFLGLFDANPIIDPITGLPMADTPFLDLLDTVVARLDDPAATGAELRALTSGPTWLQLMGAPVAAGASTGYLRKVLDTARTCMNAAMRYRPDPYSGPVHFFRPTGADPDAGAAVLAATRQLCVGSLRIVPLPGEHRTFIRGQHVTAAAAQWDAALAQVGAEGSTNRGTRD; from the coding sequence ATGGACATTGTCGCGCGGCCGGTTACCGCCGAGCCGGGCTCGCTGTTCCCGATGACATCGATCGGCGCGGCGGCGCGCACGGCCGGTGACCGGGAGGCGCTGATCGATCGCGGCGAAACCCTCACCTACGCCGCGCTCGCGGCGCGGGCCGGTGGGCTCGCGCAGCGGCTGCGGGCCGCCGGAGCGGGGCCGGAACGGCCCGTGGCGGTTCTGCTCGACCGCTCCGCCGATACCGTGATCGCGATGCTGGCGGTGCTGGCCGTGGGTGGTGCGTACTGTCCGCTCGACGCGAGCGCACCCCCGGCGCGGATCGCGGGGATGACGGCCCGCGCCGGTTGCCGGATCGCGATCGCGGACGGGGCCGGTGCGAGCCGGTTGCCGTCCGGGATCGTCGTGGTCGAACCCGGCGGGCCCGCCGGTGCGTTCGAACCCGTTGCGGTGCAACCGGACACGCTCGCTTATGTGATGCACACCTCCGGTTCGACGGGGGTGCCGAAGGCCGTCGCGATGACCCGGGGCGGGCTGGCGCGACTGATCTCCTGGCAGCTCGGCAGCGGTGAAACCGGCCTGCGGACACTGCAATTCACCGCGACGTCGTTCGATGTGACCTTCCAGGAGGTGTTGTCGACGTTGGCCGGTGGCGGCTGCCTGGTGGTGGCGCCGGAATCGGCTCGCCGCGATGCGGATGTCCTGCTGGAAACCATGGTGCGGCACCGAGTACAACGGATCTTCCTGCCGTACGTCGGACTGCAGCTGCTGGCCGTGGCGAGCGAGCGGTCCGGTACGGTGCCGAGTTCGCTGCGGCACGTGGTGACCGCCGGTGAACGGCTCATCGTCACCCCGGCGATCCGCGCCTTCTTCGCCGCGCTGCCGGAGTGCCGGTTGGACAACCACTACGGGCCGACCGAGGCGCATCTCGTCACCAGCGCGACCCTCGGCGCCGACCGGGCCGCGTGGCCGGAGGTGCCGGGGATCGGCACCGCGGTCGGCGGGGTGAGCTGCCACGTCCTGGACGAGAAGCTCGGTCCCGTGCCGGACGGTGCGAGCGGGGAGCTGTACGTCGGCGGAACCGGTGTGGCCCGTGGCTATCTCGGTGATCCGGCACGGACCGCGGAACGATTCGTGGCCGATCCGTTCCGGGCGGGCCGGCGGCTGTACCGGACCGGGGACGTGGTCACCGCGACCGCCGACGGCTACGAATTCCTCGGCCGCGCGGACGAACAGCTCAAGGTGCGCGGCTTCCGCGTGGAACCGGCCGAGGTCGAGCACGCGCTGTCGAGCCACCCGCGGGTCGACGCGGCCGCGGTCGGCCTGCGCGCCGTGGGCGACGGGATGCCGGTGCTGGTCGGCTATCTGCAGACCGACGGCCCGCTCCCACACCGGGAACTCACCGAACATCTTCGGGAACTGTTGCCCGCGTACATGATTCCCGTCAGATACGTCTCGGTGGCGACCCTGCCACGAACGGCCACCGGCAAACTCGACCGGCGCGCACTGGCCGGCTCCGCGCTGCCGGAGGTCCCGGGCCCGGTCGCGCCGGGGTCGACGGGACGGGTTGCATCCGACGGGTCGCCGGTGCCGGTTGTCGCTGATTCCCCGATGAAGCCGGATCTTCCGGCTGCACAGGCGGTTTCGGCGGCGGGGGAACCGGGGTCGTTGACCGACCTCGTGACCGCGGTCTGGACGCGGGTGCTCGGGCACGACGAATTCGACGGGGACGAGGACTTCTTCGAGGTCGGCGGCGACTCGCTGCTGGCGACCTGGGTGGTCGCCGAGCTGGCGCAGGCGCTGCGGCGGCCGGTGGAGCTCTCGCTGTTGCTGGAGTACGGCACCGTCGACGAACTGGCCGCGGCGCTCGGGTCCGGCGGCGCGACCGCGGTGGTGCCGCAACGGTCGTCACAGATCGTTACCCTGCGGCGCGGGCCGTCGGCGCGCAGCGTCTACTTCGTGCATCCGCTCGGCGGTGAGCTGCTGGCCTATCGGGAACTGGCCCACGCCTCGACGGCGCCGGTGCGGCTGCTGGGGATCGGCTGGACCGGCGAGCCACCGCCGTTCGGCCGCACGTTGGCCGAACTCGCGCGTGGTCATGTGGCACAGCTGCGCACGATCGAACCGGACGGGCCGTACCGGCTGGCCGGCTGGTCCTTCGGCGGCGTGCTGGCCTACGAGATGGCCCAGCAGTTGCGGGCCGGCGGCGCCGTCGTCGAATTCCTGGGTCTGTTCGACGCCAACCCGATCATCGATCCGATCACCGGGCTGCCGATGGCGGACACCCCGTTCCTGGACCTGCTCGACACCGTGGTGGCGCGCCTGGACGATCCGGCGGCCACCGGCGCCGAACTGCGCGCGCTGACCTCCGGGCCGACCTGGTTGCAGCTGATGGGGGCACCGGTCGCGGCCGGCGCCTCGACCGGATATCTGCGCAAGGTGCTCGACACCGCGCGGACCTGCATGAACGCCGCGATGCGATACCGGCCCGACCCGTATTCCGGTCCGGTGCACTTCTTCCGGCCGACCGGGGCCGATCCGGACGCCGGCGCCGCGGTGCTCGCGGCCACCCGGCAACTGTGCGTCGGGTCGCTGCGGATCGTGCCGCTGCCCGGCGAGCACCGGACCTTCATCCGCGGACAGCACGTCACCGCAGCGGCGGCGCAATGGGACGCCGCCCTGGCACAGGTCGGCGCGGAAGGGAGCACGAACCGTGGCACTCGCGACTGA
- a CDS encoding fatty acid desaturase → MDDVRATYLRFPGWTQHFWTWQTGRALPGQRPLIRHTWASYLALTLTWFLLGLTVSTLAVALMFPFWYLALLAGWLLTVHGERVMVLVIAHQALHRRFSGSRRWDGFWGEAVTVLSMFHTFGDFEAEHFHNHHRREVFATPVDPPVQNLVELGFRPGMSREKLWRRAWFVFFSPMFYWTGFVGRLRSNLRSRGWRIPAAALWAGWWLSLPFWLPHGTLVLLLALVVPVILFAQLSALLDRLGEHEWLAPRDPALGHRFYTAANTSARYCGSPVPARGAGVPAWFGWTAATLCYHLPSRLLVVVGDLPSHDHHHRYPATPEWTTAAYARQRDIDTGPEGPAYREVWGMGAAVDRMFRSLAQREENLGDAASHR, encoded by the coding sequence GTGGACGACGTACGGGCCACCTATCTGCGCTTCCCGGGCTGGACCCAGCACTTCTGGACCTGGCAGACCGGCCGGGCCCTGCCGGGTCAGCGACCGCTGATCCGGCACACCTGGGCCAGTTATCTGGCGCTGACGCTGACCTGGTTCCTCCTCGGCCTGACCGTGTCCACGCTCGCGGTGGCCCTGATGTTCCCGTTCTGGTACCTCGCCCTGCTCGCCGGGTGGCTGCTCACCGTGCACGGCGAGCGGGTGATGGTGCTGGTGATCGCGCATCAGGCGCTGCACCGGCGCTTCAGCGGTAGCCGGCGGTGGGACGGGTTCTGGGGTGAGGCGGTCACCGTGCTGTCGATGTTCCACACCTTCGGCGACTTCGAGGCGGAACACTTCCACAACCATCACCGCCGCGAGGTGTTCGCCACGCCGGTCGATCCGCCGGTGCAGAATCTGGTCGAACTCGGCTTCCGGCCCGGGATGAGCCGCGAAAAGCTCTGGCGGCGAGCATGGTTCGTCTTCTTCTCGCCGATGTTCTACTGGACCGGCTTCGTCGGCCGGCTGCGCAGCAATCTGCGCAGCCGGGGTTGGCGCATCCCCGCCGCCGCGCTGTGGGCCGGATGGTGGCTGTCGCTGCCGTTCTGGCTGCCGCACGGCACGCTGGTGTTGCTGCTCGCCCTCGTCGTGCCGGTCATCCTGTTCGCGCAACTGAGCGCGTTGCTGGACCGGCTCGGCGAGCACGAATGGCTCGCACCGCGCGATCCCGCACTGGGACACCGCTTCTACACCGCCGCCAACACCTCCGCGCGCTACTGCGGCTCACCGGTGCCCGCGCGCGGCGCCGGGGTGCCGGCCTGGTTCGGCTGGACCGCGGCGACGCTGTGCTACCACCTGCCGTCCCGGCTGCTGGTGGTGGTCGGCGACCTGCCCAGCCACGACCACCATCACCGGTATCCGGCCACACCGGAGTGGACCACCGCCGCCTATGCCCGGCAGCGCGACATCGACACCGGCCCCGAGGGTCCGGCGTACCGCGAGGTGTGGGGGATGGGAGCGGCGGTCGACCGGATGTTCCGCAGTCTGGCCCAACGGGAGGAGAACCTCGGGGATGCGGCATCACATCGTTGA
- a CDS encoding chlorinating enzyme yields MALATDAEIFAEQGYIGPFTLWEPDEMTAWWKQQRRALLDPGNTARRVFDNPVNYDRHLDIPGLSRLVTEPEIVRRMQAIIGPDVLCWRTEFFPKNPGDSGTGWHQVETYAIGETSQGMLEATEHSPGIPMELTCWVAFTEASRENACMKLIPGSHRQWRYDEHAPMRWNAAAADNSFFGYDYADIKIDKDWDPEQENVRHLEMRAGQFFLFTARTIHGSNPNIGRRQRMGFAIRVVPTHVRVYGGMTEFDEFGHHFDLDRHGCVLVAGQDRYGLNRMAATNAWGEPFAPVERTV; encoded by the coding sequence GTGGCACTCGCGACTGATGCGGAGATCTTCGCCGAACAGGGGTACATCGGGCCGTTCACCCTCTGGGAACCCGACGAGATGACCGCGTGGTGGAAGCAGCAGCGCCGGGCCCTGCTCGACCCGGGCAACACGGCCCGCCGGGTCTTCGACAATCCGGTGAACTACGACCGGCACCTGGACATCCCGGGACTGAGCAGACTCGTCACCGAGCCGGAGATCGTGCGGCGCATGCAGGCGATCATCGGGCCGGACGTGTTGTGCTGGCGCACCGAGTTCTTCCCGAAGAATCCGGGCGACTCCGGCACCGGCTGGCATCAGGTCGAGACCTACGCCATCGGCGAGACCAGCCAGGGGATGCTCGAGGCGACCGAGCACTCACCGGGTATCCCGATGGAGTTGACCTGCTGGGTCGCCTTCACCGAGGCGTCCCGCGAGAACGCCTGCATGAAGCTGATTCCCGGCAGTCACCGGCAGTGGCGCTACGACGAACACGCGCCGATGCGCTGGAACGCCGCCGCGGCGGACAACTCGTTCTTCGGCTACGACTACGCCGACATCAAGATCGACAAGGACTGGGATCCGGAGCAGGAGAACGTCCGGCACCTGGAGATGCGCGCCGGGCAGTTCTTCCTCTTCACCGCGCGGACCATCCACGGCTCGAATCCGAACATCGGCCGCCGGCAGCGCATGGGATTCGCGATCCGGGTCGTGCCCACCCACGTCCGGGTCTACGGCGGCATGACCGAATTCGACGAGTTCGGCCATCATTTCGACCTCGACCGGCACGGCTGCGTGCTGGTGGCCGGACAGGACCGGTACGGGCTCAACCGGATGGCGGCCACGAACGCCTGGGGTGAGCCCTTCGCTCCCGTGGAAAGGACCGTGTGA
- a CDS encoding TenA family transcriptional regulator — protein MTTRLTVNDRLAASPVYGAFRDHPFFRAVDSAELTKEQAATLIEQWWHPLHYFPTFLARCVSVLPDIAAKSAITRILNQETGGGEVSKAHEVIYADSMQECGFDRQRVVGTRPFPETAELVEGYRRASEGPETGLGFIFATENTDLLMVSSIGRAIERTTGYTDNQWVAIHVEQEPDHIEEADNALLTGFSPEQEDSVLTAADEMWRLWTAFFDRLAAESGVGAGR, from the coding sequence ATGACCACGAGGCTCACGGTGAACGACCGGCTGGCGGCCAGCCCGGTATACGGGGCTTTCCGCGACCACCCGTTCTTCCGGGCCGTGGATTCCGCCGAGCTGACCAAGGAGCAGGCCGCCACGCTGATCGAACAGTGGTGGCACCCGCTGCACTACTTCCCGACCTTCCTGGCCCGCTGCGTATCCGTCCTGCCGGACATCGCCGCCAAGAGCGCCATCACCCGAATCCTGAACCAGGAGACCGGCGGTGGCGAGGTGTCGAAGGCCCACGAGGTCATCTACGCCGACTCGATGCAGGAGTGCGGTTTCGATCGGCAGCGGGTCGTCGGGACCCGGCCGTTCCCCGAGACCGCGGAACTGGTCGAGGGCTACCGCCGGGCCTCCGAGGGACCGGAGACCGGCCTCGGATTCATCTTCGCCACCGAGAACACCGATCTGCTGATGGTGTCCAGCATCGGCAGGGCGATCGAGCGCACCACCGGCTACACCGACAACCAGTGGGTGGCCATCCACGTCGAGCAGGAGCCCGATCACATCGAGGAGGCCGACAACGCACTGCTCACCGGGTTCAGCCCCGAGCAGGAGGATTCCGTGCTGACGGCGGCCGACGAGATGTGGCGGCTGTGGACGGCGTTCTTCGATCGGCTCGCGGCCGAGTCCGGTGTCGGCGCCGGCCGCTGA
- a CDS encoding PhzF family phenazine biosynthesis protein, translating to MRHHIVDTFADATHLGNPAAVVELPEFAPTAEMQDSAHRIGLPTTAFVVAAAAGQYRVRWFTPYKELNLCGHATIAATRVLLGDRTRLTFVSDNGVLHAERIGDLVSIDLPAAALTACDPPPELLAALGVRAVACVVSSDDILIEVESAAVVAAIRPDFAALARQPYRGHIVTARGADDVDFTSRTFFPALGVDEDQVCVTAHCKLTPYWGRRLGRNRLTATQLSRRGGRLAVRDAGDRVHVLGSAVLRGACDELPELLEERR from the coding sequence ATGCGGCATCACATCGTTGACACCTTCGCCGACGCAACACATCTCGGCAATCCGGCCGCGGTCGTCGAGCTGCCGGAATTCGCGCCGACGGCCGAGATGCAGGACAGCGCGCACCGGATCGGCCTGCCGACCACCGCGTTCGTGGTGGCGGCCGCGGCCGGGCAGTACCGGGTGCGCTGGTTCACCCCGTACAAGGAACTGAACCTGTGCGGGCACGCGACGATCGCCGCGACCCGGGTGCTGCTCGGGGACCGGACCCGGCTGACCTTCGTCTCCGACAACGGTGTGCTGCACGCCGAGCGGATCGGTGACCTGGTGTCGATCGATCTGCCGGCGGCGGCGCTCACCGCGTGCGATCCGCCGCCGGAGCTGCTCGCCGCGCTCGGCGTGCGGGCCGTGGCCTGCGTGGTGTCCAGCGACGACATCCTGATCGAGGTCGAATCGGCGGCGGTGGTGGCCGCGATCCGGCCCGATTTCGCCGCGCTGGCCCGGCAGCCGTACCGCGGTCACATCGTGACCGCGCGCGGCGCGGACGACGTCGATTTCACCTCCCGCACCTTCTTTCCGGCACTCGGCGTCGACGAGGACCAGGTGTGCGTGACCGCGCACTGCAAGCTCACGCCGTACTGGGGACGGCGGCTGGGCCGGAACCGGCTCACCGCGACCCAGCTGTCCCGGCGCGGCGGCCGCCTGGCGGTGCGGGACGCGGGGGATCGGGTCCACGTACTCGGTTCGGCCGTCCTGCGCGGCGCCTGCGACGAACTGCCCGAACTGCTCGAGGAGAGACGATGA
- a CDS encoding thioesterase II family protein encodes MTAVRGGWLQREPAAAAAARVFCIPHAGCGAGVFGNWPAVRAGVEFLPIELPGRLARFGETMPATFEELAADLTAGLRPYLDVPYAFFGHCWSALVAYEATAQLERSGGPPPRRLYVSSQLAPQDGPVGKMLGMDDAELSTELEAMIREQGNTPHPELVAIYLKVLRADVEMSRRYVVPDPPRLDCPIVAIGWTEDEDVAPALMAGWPVCGDTGFARFPGRHHRFVDAPDELLNLLCHTMKTAGRGDGPGFT; translated from the coding sequence GTGACCGCCGTGCGCGGCGGCTGGCTGCAACGCGAACCGGCGGCCGCGGCCGCCGCGCGGGTGTTCTGCATTCCGCACGCCGGGTGCGGCGCCGGAGTTTTCGGCAACTGGCCGGCCGTCCGGGCCGGGGTCGAATTCCTGCCGATCGAGCTGCCCGGCCGGCTGGCCCGCTTCGGCGAGACGATGCCCGCGACCTTCGAGGAACTGGCCGCCGACCTGACCGCCGGGCTGCGGCCGTATCTCGACGTGCCGTATGCCTTCTTCGGCCACTGCTGGTCGGCGCTGGTCGCGTACGAGGCGACCGCGCAACTCGAACGGTCCGGCGGACCGCCGCCGCGGCGGTTGTACGTGTCCTCGCAGCTGGCGCCGCAGGACGGGCCGGTCGGCAAGATGCTCGGCATGGACGACGCGGAACTGTCCACCGAACTCGAGGCGATGATCCGCGAACAGGGCAACACCCCGCATCCGGAGCTGGTGGCGATCTACCTGAAGGTGCTGCGGGCCGATGTCGAGATGAGCCGCCGCTACGTCGTTCCCGATCCGCCGCGGCTGGACTGCCCGATCGTCGCGATCGGCTGGACCGAGGACGAGGATGTGGCACCCGCACTGATGGCGGGCTGGCCGGTGTGCGGCGACACCGGTTTCGCGCGCTTCCCCGGCCGGCACCACCGGTTCGTCGACGCGCCGGACGAACTGCTGAACCTGTTGTGCCACACCATGAAAACCGCAGGCCGAGGCGACGGTCCCGGCTTTACGTGA
- a CDS encoding aspartyl/asparaginyl beta-hydroxylase domain-containing protein — MRTQYVAAVELDRDRLAEDLDRAEEFRYSEAYSNYLIGGPWKSAMLWATGGDSGTGLLTTYAYDRAPDFTEYGRRLPYLGELITNTVDVSRLQFVRLAVFSDSVIVPHRDFLELTDLPEDARSAHRVHIPLITHEECFFSEDNTVYRMRAGEIWYFDAARIHAVASLVAAPRIHLIFDFTDRPGDRPLIVPEREPVGDRIPDHSAVRRPALPDSHRDDLLRLADLLTMDTFREVFSIVIKTHFRWDGGENFAWDTMFALARACPDPAVLPHTRELFQYYTLDRTGSKE; from the coding sequence ATGCGCACCCAGTACGTGGCGGCCGTCGAGCTGGACCGGGACCGGCTGGCCGAGGATCTGGACCGGGCGGAGGAGTTCCGGTACTCCGAGGCCTACAGCAACTATCTGATCGGCGGCCCGTGGAAGAGCGCGATGCTGTGGGCCACCGGCGGCGACAGCGGTACCGGACTGCTGACCACCTACGCCTACGACCGCGCGCCGGATTTCACCGAATACGGTCGCCGGCTGCCCTATCTGGGGGAACTGATCACGAATACGGTCGATGTGAGCCGGTTGCAGTTCGTGCGGCTGGCCGTGTTCTCCGACAGCGTGATCGTCCCGCACCGCGACTTCCTGGAACTGACCGATCTGCCCGAGGACGCGCGCTCGGCGCATCGGGTGCACATCCCGCTGATCACCCACGAGGAGTGCTTCTTCAGCGAGGACAACACGGTGTACCGGATGCGGGCCGGTGAGATCTGGTACTTCGACGCCGCGCGCATCCATGCCGTGGCCTCGCTGGTCGCCGCGCCACGCATCCACCTGATCTTCGACTTCACCGACCGGCCCGGCGACCGGCCGCTGATCGTCCCGGAGCGCGAGCCGGTCGGCGACCGCATCCCGGACCACTCGGCCGTGCGGCGGCCCGCACTGCCGGACAGCCACCGTGACGATCTGCTGCGTCTGGCGGATCTGCTCACGATGGACACCTTCCGCGAGGTGTTCAGCATCGTCATCAAGACCCATTTCCGCTGGGACGGCGGCGAGAACTTCGCCTGGGACACGATGTTCGCGCTCGCGCGCGCGTGCCCGGACCCGGCCGTATTGCCGCACACCCGCGAACTCTTCCAGTACTACACGCTCGACCGCACCGGTAGTAAGGAGTAA